Proteins encoded in a region of the Halodesulfovibrio marinisediminis DSM 17456 genome:
- a CDS encoding potassium channel family protein, translating to MKSNSFLVRLVRLRNQLGVFWPLMVSQVSILGVVILAVYGYMVLEGWSMADAVYMVVITLSTVGFGEVQPLSTEGRILTSFLILAGVGNFAFILGAFSQLLVEGKFFHVIGSRRVLKTIGKLKDHCVVCGYGRIGSVVVKEIVAEGQDVVVIEHDPEAIALLQEEGILYIEGDATSDEVLAQSGIVNAKNLITALSEDAANVYVVLSAREMNGSLHIVSRASSHERVSKLKQAGADSVILPNHIGGLRLAQSVLRPTVTSFMELANRRATLDIQMEELTIGEDSSLVGKDLIESELRPKFNLIVIAIKKQGQDMVFNPDGRTVLEAGNTIVAVGAQEKLKDFSLLL from the coding sequence GTGAAGTCTAATTCTTTTCTTGTCCGGCTCGTTCGCCTGCGGAACCAGCTAGGAGTATTCTGGCCTCTCATGGTAAGTCAGGTCTCTATACTTGGTGTCGTAATTCTCGCTGTATATGGCTATATGGTGCTAGAGGGCTGGTCCATGGCAGATGCCGTATATATGGTGGTGATTACGCTCTCCACTGTGGGCTTTGGTGAAGTTCAGCCTCTCTCCACAGAAGGGCGTATTCTGACTTCATTTCTTATTTTAGCTGGTGTTGGTAACTTTGCGTTTATTTTGGGTGCGTTTTCCCAGTTGTTGGTAGAAGGTAAGTTTTTTCACGTAATCGGGAGCCGTAGGGTGCTTAAAACAATTGGCAAGCTAAAAGATCATTGTGTCGTCTGTGGCTATGGCCGCATTGGTTCTGTTGTAGTGAAAGAAATTGTTGCAGAAGGTCAAGATGTTGTAGTTATTGAACATGACCCAGAAGCAATAGCTCTTCTTCAGGAAGAAGGAATTCTTTATATAGAAGGCGATGCTACCTCTGACGAAGTGTTGGCACAATCTGGGATCGTAAATGCTAAAAATCTGATTACTGCTCTTTCAGAGGATGCTGCTAATGTATACGTTGTGTTGAGTGCCCGTGAGATGAATGGGAGTTTACACATTGTTTCAAGGGCAAGCTCTCACGAGCGTGTGAGCAAGCTTAAACAGGCTGGAGCTGATTCTGTGATTCTTCCGAACCATATTGGTGGATTGCGGTTAGCTCAATCTGTACTGCGCCCGACAGTGACAAGCTTTATGGAGCTTGCAAACAGAAGAGCGACTCTGGATATTCAAATGGAAGAGCTTACAATTGGTGAGGATTCTTCTTTGGTAGGCAAAGACCTGATTGAGTCCGAACTTCGGCCTAAATTTAATCTTATAGTTATTGCCATTAAGAAGCAGGGACAGGATATGGTCTTTAATCCAGATGGACGGACTGTCCTAGAAGCTGGCAATACTATTGTAGCTGTTGGAGCGCAGGAGAAGCTTAAAGATTTTTCTCTGCTTTTATAA